The Candidatus Micrarchaeia archaeon genomic interval GGAAAGCTCCTGGCCGAGCATGCCTCCGGGGAATGTGAGGACGAAAAACATTATGGCGAACGGGAAAAATCCCAGAATCGGGACTGCCTGGAGCACGTCAAGGACCGGGAATATGAATTCATAGGCTTTTTTGTTGTGTATGATGAGTATGCCGAAGATGAATGAGAACAGTATGGAAAGCGCGTATGCGCTTGCCATGCGTATGAAGCTGCGGAAGGCGAAATAGATGAGCTCGAAGGCCTCCGGGCCCATTGCCAGGAAAGCAGCGGAGAAGAAGGCTACCAATAAGAGCATGAAGTACCTTCTGCGCATGAGGTAGAGCAACTGCGGGAATCTTTATATTTGTATTTGCAATTATTTTGGCCCGGCGGGGCAATCTGCAAATCCGGCCCGGCTGGAGCCTGCTTGGGTCAGATTGCGAATTTGCCTGCGTTGTCCCTCAGCCCCTTCAGCCCTGGCAGCTCGTTCCCGCTCAGGTATTCCACCAGAGCTTTGCCCGAAAGCGAGATGTATCCGAACTTCTCCTTCGGGATTTTGAATTTTTCAATCGCGGTTATCGTGTGCCCTCCGCCCACCAGGGAGAAGCCCGGGGCCCGGGAAATAGTTTCCAGGACGTGCCTTGTGCCGAACTCGAATTCCTTCTGTTCGTAAACTCCAGCTGGGCCGTTCACGAATATGAAATCCGAGTCGAGGATTATCTCCTTGTACCTGAGCAGGGTATTTTCGCCTATGTCGAATATCATGCCGCGGTCTATTTCATTCACATTGCAGTCCACGCGCTTGCCCAGCACGTTAAGCCCCACGTCAACAGGGACCACTATTTTGTCCTTGTGCTTTTCGAGCATTTTCTTCGCTCCTTCAGCGTGCTTTACCAGATCCGTCTTCACCAGGTAATCCAGGGATTCGCCTATCTTGTGGCCCTGCGCGTAGATGAAAAGGATTGAGAGGGCCCCGCCCAGGAGTATTTTGTTCACCCTTCCGCTCGCGAGCCAGCGCTCCATGACCCTGAACGAATCCTCCACTTTCGAGCCTCCGAAGAAGAACGTGATGTTTTCCGCGCCGTCCATCAGCTTGAGGGCTTCGAGCTCGTCGCTCAGGACTTTTCCTGCCGCGCTCGGAAGGCAGTTCGTGAAGCCCACTACGCTCGCGTGGGAGCGGTGCGCGACTGAGAGCGAATCAAGGATGAAGTAATGGCCGAGAGGCGCGAGCGCCCGCACCACTTCGGGGACTTCGCTTCCGGATTTGGTTTCGTCAGGAAGAATGCGCACGTTGTTGAGCAGCAGGACCTCGCCATCCCTCAGCTGGGCTATAGCTTTCTGGGCCTTTTCCCCTGCGACATCGTCCACGTAATAAACAGGCGTCCCGAGCTCCTTTTCAAGAAGCTTCGCGTGCTGCTCCAAGGCGATGAAGTCGTCTTCGCCCGCCCTGCCCTGGTGGGCCAGGAGGACCACTTTCGCGCCAGCGTCGCGCAGGCCTGCTATGCTTTTCGCGTGCGCGAGTATGCGCGGATTGGACTGCACCTTCCCGCCTTCCACCGGCGAATTGATGTCTATGCGCTTGAACACCACTTTCCCTTTCAACGGGAGCTCGTTGTATTTTCTCATGCGGACACCTTTGCGGGCAAAAATAGCAAATGAAATTCAGGGGTGAAGAATAAAAAACCAACTGATGGAGCGTGCGGAAGCGAGGGGATATAAAGGTTCTATGCGTTGTAATTTATAACTTTTGGAGGTTTTTGCATGAAGCAGATTGGAAAGAATCCTGAAGCGCTGGACTCTTCGGGCCGGATAACCAAAGTCCGGAACATGTGGAAACGCACTATGCGGTTTTTGCAGGGAAAGCACAGGCTGGACAAGGAGCTCATATGCGTGCTGAAGGACAAGGAACTGACCAACGAGCAAAGGATGTGCAAGGTAAAGGAACTTATTTATGACGGGGCAGACCCGAACGCAAAAACCAAGAAGGAAAGGAGCGCGCTCGTGCTTGCGGCGAACTGGAACATGCGCGAGATTGCGGAGTTCCTGATTCAGAGCGGCGCGGACGTGAATATGCGGGATGGAAGCGGACGGAATGCGCTCA includes:
- the pgk gene encoding phosphoglycerate kinase translates to MRKYNELPLKGKVVFKRIDINSPVEGGKVQSNPRILAHAKSIAGLRDAGAKVVLLAHQGRAGEDDFIALEQHAKLLEKELGTPVYYVDDVAGEKAQKAIAQLRDGEVLLLNNVRILPDETKSGSEVPEVVRALAPLGHYFILDSLSVAHRSHASVVGFTNCLPSAAGKVLSDELEALKLMDGAENITFFFGGSKVEDSFRVMERWLASGRVNKILLGGALSILFIYAQGHKIGESLDYLVKTDLVKHAEGAKKMLEKHKDKIVVPVDVGLNVLGKRVDCNVNEIDRGMIFDIGENTLLRYKEIILDSDFIFVNGPAGVYEQKEFEFGTRHVLETISRAPGFSLVGGGHTITAIEKFKIPKEKFGYISLSGKALVEYLSGNELPGLKGLRDNAGKFAI